In Miscanthus floridulus cultivar M001 chromosome 5, ASM1932011v1, whole genome shotgun sequence, one genomic interval encodes:
- the LOC136451227 gene encoding zinc finger BED domain-containing protein RICESLEEPER 2-like, producing the protein MRFIYVPAPHTAEVISEVLYEALVEWNLDEKISTLTLDNCSTNDKVIPELVKKIGKSKLMLDGKLLHMRCAAYILNLIVRDGLEVIKDSIAKIRESVAYWTATPKRIEKFEEIAKHVKVKLKHKLGLDCKTRWNSTFKMLSIAMPYKAVFSRASIVDKLYDCAPSEEE; encoded by the exons ATGAG GTTTATCTATGTCCCAGCTCCACACACAGCTGAAGTTATCAGTGAAGTGCTCTATGAAGCATTGGTGGAGTGGAACTTAGATGAAAAGATCTCAACTTTGACTCTTGATAACTGTAGCACTAATGATAAGGTAATCCCTGAACTTGTCAAGAAGATAGGCAAATCAAAGCTAATGTTGGATGGAAAACTGTTGCATATGCGTTGTGCTGCCTATATTCTAAACTTGATTGTGAGGGATGGTTTAGAGGTGATAAAGGATTCAATTGCAAAAATTCGTGAGAGTGTTGCCTATTGGACAGCCACACCTAAAAGAATAGAGAAATTTGAAGAAATTGCTAAACATGTCAAAGTAAAATTGAAACACAAGTTAGGCCTTGATTGCAAGACTAGGTGGAACTCTACCTTCAAGATGCTTAGCATTGCAATGCCTTACAAAGCTGTTTTTAGTCGTGCATCAATTGTTGACAAGTTGTATGATTGTGCACCTAGTGAGGAAGAATAG
- the LOC136553225 gene encoding large ribosomal subunit protein uL29x-like isoform X2, whose product MDPVKLDEIRKKRKAERMAQLKELKAELKKLKEERSLPGAKVTDGAPNKLSKIEKLRPFLAEVAKKQRAALREAYSNREPPILRLYSQEDPCCTTASPPAFSEDGEGKEA is encoded by the exons ATGG ACCCGGTCAAGTTGGACGAGATccggaagaagaggaaggcggaACGGATGGCGCAGCTGAAGGAGCTCAAGGCGGAGCtgaagaaactcaaggaggagcgATCTCTCCCCGGCGCCAAGGTCACCGACGGTGCCCCCAACAAGCTGTCCAAGAT CGAGAAATTGCGCCCTTTTCTCGCGGAGGTGGCGAAGAAGCAGAGGGCGGCGCTGCGGGAGGCGTACAGCAACCGCGAACCCCCCATCCTCCGTCTCTACTCCCAAGAAGACCCGTGCTGCACCACCGCATCACCACCAG CTTTCTCTGAAGATGGAGAGGGAAAGGAGGCATAA
- the LOC136553225 gene encoding large ribosomal subunit protein uL29x-like isoform X1, whose translation MDPVKLDEIRKKRKAERMAQLKELKAELKKLKEERSLPGAKVTDGAPNKLSKIEKLRPFLAEVAKKQRAALREAYSNREPPILRLYSQEDPCCTTASPPGVIMLPAFSEDGEGKEA comes from the exons ATGG ACCCGGTCAAGTTGGACGAGATccggaagaagaggaaggcggaACGGATGGCGCAGCTGAAGGAGCTCAAGGCGGAGCtgaagaaactcaaggaggagcgATCTCTCCCCGGCGCCAAGGTCACCGACGGTGCCCCCAACAAGCTGTCCAAGAT CGAGAAATTGCGCCCTTTTCTCGCGGAGGTGGCGAAGAAGCAGAGGGCGGCGCTGCGGGAGGCGTACAGCAACCGCGAACCCCCCATCCTCCGTCTCTACTCCCAAGAAGACCCGTGCTGCACCACCGCATCACCACCAGGTGTTATCATGCTCCCAG CTTTCTCTGAAGATGGAGAGGGAAAGGAGGCATAA